From the genome of Rhinatrema bivittatum chromosome 11, aRhiBiv1.1, whole genome shotgun sequence:
CCCAGACACAGAACCTTCATAAAAACTGTAACCAGGAAAGCTTTGAGAGAGACACACAAGGCATTTCCTACAAACTTCACCTACAGTGAGAGAGCCTGCGGCCTTACAGATTTCTTACCTTCTGGAAACACCAAATTCATCTTCAGTAGTGAGAGCAAGTTGTCAATGTCACTGTTGATGCTTTCAGAGATGCCTGGATACTGCCACACAAGAAAGAACGAAAGAGTTCTTACCAGTGGTGATCTGGAAAGCTTCAAACCCAGGCCATGAACAGCAGAGGATGGGGAGAAAACCCCAGAACAGCTATTTATAGAGAGATTAGACACAGGAAAACAAGCAGGTCAGACAACCAAGGGGAGTAGATAAACTAGGCTGGCATGGGACTTGTAAGAAAATCTTGGCCAATGACTTCACTTTGAGAGAGATGGACGAGAACTTCAAGCCCCAGCATAACTCCAACCACAATGACCATGCAGCAGTGAAATGTCAAATTGTGGGTAACTCACCTGGATCTTCATCGCCACCTCTGTGCCATCATTCAGCACCCCCAGGTGCACCTGCCCAATGGAAGCAGCCGCGAAGGGCCGACTCTCGAAGGAAGCCAGCTTACTCTGCCATTCTGGGCCCAGCTCCTCCACCAGTACTTCCTAAAACACCAGAGTGAGGTATGTGAGAGATGCAGCATGCAAGAGACACTCCAGCCAGGAAACAACAATCATTAAACACCAGCAGACCCCAGGCTGGTACTGCTATGTGTTAGCAGTCCAATACTTCTAAGGCATGGAGAGTTGTTTATGTGATTACACTACCCAGAATTTCACTCACAGTCATTTGCCATGTGGGCATAAAATCTGCGCTCTGTCTAACCCGCTCGAAGATCCTCTGCAGCTGAGGGCTGATAAGGCTGTTATctgcagacacagagagagagagagagatggggttTGGGAATGATACAAGAGGCTGTCTGACCCCCATGGAACCATGGAGAAAGGCAGAGCCACAGTTAAGGCCTCACTGCTAGCAGATGGTAGCCCCATGCATGACATGTGGTCTGGCAAGGCCTCATTGCTATCATAGAGTAGCCCCCATATTTTATACGGTCCAGGAAGGCCACACTATCAGACTTTGTGTGTATTACACTGTTAAGCAAGGCCACACTACTATCTACAGTAGATCCCATGTATGCCACACCAATATCCGACAGGATTCCTTGTACCTTGAATACTCAGCATTTGTCCTATTTTCAGCGCTGCCCCTCGCACCCGGCAGAGTGTGTTCACAATCTTTTCAGCATTAGCCTCTGACAGGAAGGGCTTGGAGTCCAGGATGGAACGAGTATCTGTGCATAGAAGGTTGGGATACTCTTTAACGTTTGGTGGATTGACAGCTACTCCCTACCTCACCATTTATAAAAGACCTAACCACTGCTCTGTGACTGTAAAGTGCAATAGTAGCactctaaaaataataaaaattatctTGTTCTTACCTTTCGGCTTCTCACTATTCAGAGATTTTCGTGCCATTTCTGTTAAGGTGCCAAGTCCCAGACTTACTGCCAGACCTGGAAAGTAAATAACCCTATAAAATCAGCCCTAGCTCATAACATCATAAggactgccatactgggtcagaccgagggttcatcaaacccagtatcctgtttccaactgtggccaatccaggtcacaagtaattGGCAGGATCCCATATCGTAAACAGATTCCATGTTGCTAACATGCACCAATAGTGTCtattccccaagtctacttggttaatgatagtttatggaccttttttaaacccagctatcctaattgccttaaccaatgaattccagagcttaattgtgcatagagtgaaaaagaaatttctccactTTGTTTTAAACGTGCtgtttactaacttcatggaggtccatattccatCATTGTCCGGATAgcaagacttatctggctaactttggaggtatgttcaatagtgcagccacactattgaatataactggctatctttaagatagcctgCTAACTTTatgacagctctttggcccgactagacttagctggctaagttagctggttaactttgaatatcggagttagcaggataacttagctggctaactcagctaCTCCCAGTTACGGCTAGAATTTGGTCAGATAAATATCCAAATCTGGCTAAATACATTCGAATAAGGACctctatattttttgaaagagtaaataaccgatttacatttatctgttctactcatgattttatagaccttgattatatcccacctcagctgtctctactctaaactgaacagccctaacctctttttcatttcctcataggggaatcgttccataccctttatcattttggccactctcctctgtaccttttccaacgcaattgtatctttttttgaaatgcggcaagCAGAAttgcacagtactctaggtgcggtTTCACTATTAAGCGATACaaaaggtattatgacattctcccttttattctccattcctttcctaatcattcctaacattctgtttgcttttttgaccagcaTCGCACACTgaccgaggatttcaaagtactatcaactatgatgcctggatcatTTTCCTAGGAGGCAACTCCAAATTGGAAAACAATCCAATAAAATCCatctctgccccccacccccgagTCTTATCGTCCCACCATGGGGACCAGCAAAGACAGTGAACGCATTCCTCTTGTCGGCAATAGGTCAAGGTATAGAAGCAAGCGGCGCTCACTGAGTACCTTCCAGGGACACTATCGCAgctgggaaagaaaaacagctggcATGTGAGGCAGCAGGAAACTTCCAGATGGCCTGCTGTCATCCCCAAATCTCTGTATACATTGCAAATGGAGAATACAGACCATGAGAGGGAGGCACCAGCAGCAGAGAGCTCTATTGCCCAAATTGGGTCACTTGCCAAATTATTTTGGCTTTAAGgccaattctttaaaaaaaaattcatttgcgATGCTATATCCTATGGACTGCGCCTCACATTACTGCCCTCTCGAGCTGGGATGACTACATCCCCTTAAAAGAACTTCTCAGCCAAGTGACTGATTCCATGCAGCTAGGCATTCCTAAGCCCAAAATTAAATTATGGTTTGAACAGATGTATTTATGTTTTTACCTCCAAAGTTGGCAAGACGACTGATTCGAGAGGCAGGGACTTTCCTTTCTCGTGACCTTTCATTCAGCTGCAAAATCAGGAGGAAAATGCatattacaaaccccccccccaaaaaaaaaacagaattcctgaaACCTGAAGTAAGGTAACCAGGTAGTTTCAAGCCACGAGGAGACAGGCTGATCCCAGTTCAGGACTTCGATCTCTCACCTGACCCAGCCCATCACGAACAGGCTGGGCTagtcctggtcctggtcctgtgCAGACTGATTTTTAAGAACTCTTATGTCCTGTCTAAGAATGGCAGGACAGCAAATCCAAAGACGACAGAGAGCTACCGGGCAAGCCTCTAGACCAGAAGCAAGGGAAGAGACCCGGGATTCCAGATGGAAAATTAAAaggcaaggatttttttttttttttttttaaacttgggaaCTTGACATTTGAAGGGCCAGGAAGGGGATCCGAGAGCACAAAAGCAGAACTGTGGGCACAAGGACTGGCTTCAGGAAAGTGAGATGTGACCCATGAAATGCTGATACGACTAGCCTGTAAAATGTCAGCATCTTGCCACCTGTTAGTTACATTACAAAGCTAGGGCTCTGCCTAGTTACCCGACATCGTTTTCATACGTGAACAGTGCCAGCCATCTGAGCTAAGCAGGAGGCAGAAGTTTGAAAGGGAAGGGGATTCATTAGTGGAACAATTTTGTCTGTGAATCATCGCCCTCCAGTCCAATGTTATCAGCTGGTAAAAGAATAGATCCTGAGCTCTGTCCAGCACTCAGGCCAGCAACTTAACTAGCGAAGCTACTTCTTCTGTGCTATAATGTGCAGGCTGCTGCAGCCTTACCTTTTGCCTGGGAGGCTTGCTCTGGCTTTCGTTCTCCGTTGTTTCCTTGCTTTCCCgggctttcttcatttcctcgtCAGTAAGCCCTCGCACAACAGTATCCTGGTGGAAGGATCTGGCACGCCCCACGTCACTGCAGCAGCTAATCCGATTCCAAACACAGTACCCCGCTGGCCAACGTTGCCCTGCATCAGGTTTCCTTCCGCCGGAAGTGTCAGGCCCCGAACAGGAGGAAGATTTTGGCTCTCCGGAAGCAGCTTCTTCAAGCAGAGATATCTTTGGAGACCATTCCAATCTCATACCCCAGTGAGATTCATCTCCGTCCACTGCCTGGGAACAATCTCGAGCCATTCTCTAAAATatatccaagaaaaaaaaaaagacttcaagGTGTCCCAAAAAAATCCTGCACAGAAGGATTTGAAAGACAACTAGTCCAATGTAACAATTCTAGGATGGCTGTGTGGCAGTCTGGTTACAACAGGGAGAACCTGATTTAATTCTGAATCTAGCCAGGGCCAGCTTTAGTACAAATGGTGCCCCCTTACATGATCCCCACTCCCAAATGCTTCATGTGGATTAGCAGATGTCAGGTGCACATAAGCTTCTCTATACGTGAGCAGTAGGGAGGAGTCAGGTCTCTCCCACCTCCTTAGCATCCACCCTCTGCCTCTTATAACCCCGCCCCCCTCCAGCATCCTTGCTCCTCTCCCTTACCTCTCCCATCCCCAACATCCACACCCCTGTCTTAGAACCCCCCCCATTTTGAGTATCCTCTTCTCTCTTAACCCTCGCCCTCATCTCCtatctttaaaataaattaaatgcaaTAGCATTGCTAGAACATGGGTTCCATTTTTCATAGTCCCACTTCGATTGGAATGGACTGCCTGAAAGTTGAAAGGGAAACATCCTGCATGTTTGTAGTTATAGAACATTTGCTTTAGCAAGGATATTTTCCAAAATGCTTTCCAAATACACTGAAGCATTGGTAGTACTCAATTACAGCTGGTACTCCTTTGATCTACCACAGAAAGGTGAAAAAGACTATTCTGAAATCTGAATCTATAAAAATCCTGGATGTCACACATTTTGTAGACCAGCACCTTGGGTGCCCGAGTGACAGATTTTGGCATGAAGAGCATAAACAATCTTGTAGCACTGAATACAGCTCCATATTGGGGGCAGACTGAGCTAGTCCTGGTTTTTACCTAAATGCATGCATCTTAtcctgatttccctaagaaaaagcAGAACCGCATCTCCAAGCACAgttgggggtaaaaccaggattggctcaGATTGTCTCTCCTATCTTTAGTAACAAGCATCCGAAGATCAGGAAGTTACCTTATAGTTTGCCAGCAGCAAACTGCTGTGCTGCCGAATCGCCCCTTGCACAAACTTCAGTCCAGGTTCCAGAGCAGAGCTGCGGGCCACCAATTGCACAAGCTCGCCTGGCATCTCCGCCTGCCCAATGCGTGCTGTTCCGCGCAGCGCTGAGCCTACCTCACGCCACATGATACCTTCCTAAAACAAAGCAATCAAAGAATACCCAAGGAAGTGCTTTTATAGCTATAGGAAGAGATGCTCTGTATCCTGATGCAGTGCTGCGTTATtcaatttggtaaaaaaaaaaggaaaattggttcttacctgctaaattttcTTTCATggaataccatagatcagtccagacaactgGGTTTtatatccctaccagcagatggaggcagagaataaaaacttttcaggcactgctacataaccacctgcagtcccctcagtattgatctgtacccaaacCTATGTAGAGGCATACCCTGAAATTCAACCACAAGTCTTCCCTTCCTAGGGCAAACAAAGAACTCAGGGTTTGGGGccccctgaactggagtcctCACATCCAACAAAGGAACCGAAAAACTCAGAGCAGCGAGCGGAGAAGAGGGACCGGACCACCAGTAATCCTCTCCTGTGCCTTACCTTCCAGGAGCCCCACGCGGtaaccaaccccagctcctcagCCTTCTACCAGGGGGATGGTTTACTAGAACCTGCCTAACCCCATGGGAGGATTTCTCAATTTTTGTTCAATTTTCTTTGGTGTTGAAGGGATATAGTCCCAACCCTAAGATCAGGGCAatactgcagggtttgcaccacctccatctgctggagacagagaaatactgaagggatacaGGTGGCACGCCAGGTTAAGATAGGGTGCCCttcgagtttttctctgtctccatctgctggaaaggaggcataacccacagtctggactgatccgggtacatacagggaactggaGTCCTCACATCCAACAAAGGAACCAAAGAATACTCACCAAAATTTGCCTCCTCTGGCGCCTGCACATCTAAATGGTCCCACAGCTGcaaccaagggaaaaaaaaaagaaaaccccagaCAGAAGAAAGTATACTTCCCTGCTGCTAGCTGAAGACTCCAGGAAGAAGACCTCAGGCGGAAAGAGGGAACCAGGACTCCTAGTTTTCAGACCTATGGATGCTGCGAGCTAAAGCCAATCAGGGATTGCCAACCCCCTGCTCTCCCAGCTCAACCTGAGGGTTGGCTCACGAAGGTCCCAGGGAGCGGTCTCTTCTAATCTTCTTTCtggtctgtctctctctttttttccccagagaaatactgagggactgcaggtggcactctcagttatgtagcagtgcctgaaacgtttttattctctgcctccatctgctggtagggatgcaaaccccacttgtctggactgagctGGGTTTGAACAGGAAGATGCAATATTCTTCAAATATTTATTGTTCCAAAAGTAAAGTGCTCCTCTTTTACCGCAAAGTTAAAGTGCTGTTCTACTTTTGCCAAAAAGTCCCAAGTCACAGTATCCCCTGTACACTTGGGCATGATTCGTTACAAAACAAATCCCAAAACCTTTTTGTTCAAATGATATTCATTAGTCAAGTCCCTGTATCTTTTTGCACCAAGGTGCTCAGCGTGAACTCTTGTACTCAGGAAGAGGACATTcggaagaaaacataaaaaaggaCAGTTGCACTGATTTTCACTCCAAACCAAAACTGACAATgcacagttaaaagtttgtatCTTATGTCTTGATTTGATAAATAATTGAATTTTTGTGTgattaattttgtatttgtatatagcttaaatattgttttaaaacaatgtgaaatgttttcaaaaaaactgaactttttGGATACCGAAAGATGTGAAACTTAATGCTAAATTATGCAAATTAGCCACaactgcagaattttgaaaaagttGCAGCAGAAAACTGGACTACTTATGATTAAGATCTCATAACCTTCCACCTGAGGTACTATTTGTCATTAAAGACCCTGTCACCTACCACACTTCATTATTAAAAATCCCATAGCCTTCATCGTAAGATCCTATTTAATATTAAAGTCCCCTTATCCTTCCACCTCAAGCATTCATAATTAAAGTTCCTGAGGTGCTCTTCAAGTCCCTATATTCTTGCACCTAAGGCACTATCTTATAAAATAAAATCCAGTTTCCATTTGTCACACGCTACTATTTAAACACTTCTATAATGCTGCTAGATGTCTGTTCTCAGTAGAGCTGACAATcaaatcaagacaaacatacagggcaaaagagaatttgggaatttattttattaagaaaatggttaaaaattaattaGGCTATAAAGGAGGATAAATCGAGGTTAAGATCTCAatgcagcctcaaaaaggtgggtttttcaacaggatttgaataaggcaagaAAGCATGACTCATTAGCTCAGGAAACCAATTCCACCAGGCAGACAGTGCAGCCAAGTGGAAAGCACAGAATCGGGAATTGGTAGTAAAGGAGAAgggtattgatttattttaaacatttttacccCGCTAAATTCAAGATCCTTACAGAGGAACATTTCTAATAAAACTTAAATACAGTACAAAAACTAATATCAAAGGTTAAAAGCAAAGCAACAGAAATAAACCTCAGGTTGTATGCAATTTTTATATCAATTGCTTTTCTCAAGCATATGGTATTACCTCCAAAGCAAAATCACTATAAACAAGACCTCACTGTAATATTATTGGGTAAAGAAATCTTTTGGCACCTAGACTGGCACAAATGCCGGTTTCTGTGTAAGACTAATATAAGTTGAAAGAGAACAAATAAATCTCCCCGACGCGGATCTTATATCGAAACACGAACTCGTGTCAGGGTTCCTATTCTTTGCACAATGGGATTCACAAGAACTGCTCAGCACTGCAAGATAAGTATTGTTCTTATCTGCAAACTAAAAAACTGCATCAAAAATTACCCCGGACCAATGATTATTGAGAAGGCTATGAAAGTGATCATCTGCTGGTAGAGCCTATTATGAGGTCTTACTTTGCTTTGGAGGTAATGTTATATGGTGAAGAAAGGTAATTGATTTAATAACTGCATACAACCTGAGGTTTATTACTTCTGTCATCTTGAATCTCTCGGTTTTGTAAACGTCAGTGTATTCTgagctaaaagaaaaaataaattaaaaactataAAAGATGGTAAGAACACCTTAAAAAGTAATAAAAGGTATAAACTGCACTGAATATATATTAAGCcagggaccagtgcttttcaatatatatatatataaatgatctggaaaggaacgacgagtgacgttatcaaatttgcagatgacacaaaattattcagagtagttaaatcacaagcagactgtgatacattacaggaggaccttgcaagactggaagattgggcatccaaatggcagatgaaatttaatgtggtcaagtgcaaggtgatgcatat
Proteins encoded in this window:
- the COQ8B gene encoding atypical kinase COQ8B, mitochondrial isoform X1 — protein: MWREVGSALRGTARIGQAEMPGELVQLVARSSALEPGLKFVQGAIRQHSSLLLANYKRMARDCSQAVDGDESHWGMRLEWSPKISLLEEAASGEPKSSSCSGPDTSGGRKPDAGQRWPAGYCVWNRISCCSDVGRARSFHQDTVVRGLTDEEMKKARESKETTENESQSKPPRQKLNERSRERKVPASRISRLANFGGLAVSLGLGTLTEMARKSLNSEKPKDTRSILDSKPFLSEANAEKIVNTLCRVRGAALKIGQMLSIQDNSLISPQLQRIFERVRQSADFMPTWQMTEVLVEELGPEWQSKLASFESRPFAAASIGQVHLGVLNDGTEVAMKIQYPGISESINSDIDNLLSLLKMNLVFPEGLFPDNSIQVLRRELEWECDYTREAECARRFRRLLPDDPFFYVPKVIDDLTTRRVLTMELVSGVPLDHCVGLPQDIRNEICYNILRLCLREVFEFRFMQTDPNWSNFFYDDQKHKVTLLDFGASREFGKEFTDHYIEVVKAAADGDRARVLQKSRDLKFLSGFETKVFEQAHVDAVMILGEAFASSEPFDFGTQSTTRRIHNLVPVMLKHRLVPPPEESYSLHRKMAGSFLICAKLGAIMPCQQMFLDTYKKYWEQDRPAPGDAVTV
- the COQ8B gene encoding atypical kinase COQ8B, mitochondrial isoform X2, with amino-acid sequence MWREVGSALRGTARIGQAEMPGELVQLVARSSALEPGLKFVQGAIRQHSSLLLANYKRMARDCSQAVDGDESHWGMRLEWSPKISLLEEAASGEPKSSSCSGPDTSGGRKPDAGQRWPAGYCVWNRISCCSDVGRARSFHQDTVVRGLTDEEMKKARESKETTENESQSKPPRQKLNERSRERKVPASRISRLANFGGLAVSLGLGTLTEMARKSLNSEKPKDTRSILDSKPFLSEANAEKIVNTLCRVRGAALKIGQMLSIQDNSLISPQLQRIFERVRQSADFMPTWQMTEVLVEELGPEWQSKLASFESRPFAAASIGQVHLGVLNDGTEVAMKIQYPGISESINSDIDNLLSLLKMNLVFPEGLFPDNSIQVLRRELEWECDYTREAECARRFRRLLPDDPFFYVPKVIDDLTTRRVLTMELVSGVPLDHCVGLPQDIRNEVVKAAADGDRARVLQKSRDLKFLSGFETKVFEQAHVDAVMILGEAFASSEPFDFGTQSTTRRIHNLVPVMLKHRLVPPPEESYSLHRKMAGSFLICAKLGAIMPCQQMFLDTYKKYWEQDRPAPGDAVTV